The proteins below come from a single Salinilacihabitans rarus genomic window:
- a CDS encoding helix-turn-helix domain-containing protein, with protein MSRDATTTSGSNAGSSLRALLRIEPESSAGCSVLAAGTEGEDVRQNFVYTDGSAAEGGCECRAEVTVIDGDERKRRLVGSEVDGGCVCMALRRTDCVTEIEGFRDGALLVSVTVPGRDALRSVVQAVRETGATVQLRRIRDLGEADEDAADERFVEVDAREITDKQREAIRAAYDAGYFERPRRADLDDLAEELGVSPSAVSQRISAVESRLVLELLRAEDGY; from the coding sequence ATGAGCCGCGACGCGACGACAACGAGCGGATCGAACGCCGGGTCGTCACTGCGGGCGCTCCTGCGGATCGAGCCGGAGTCGTCCGCCGGCTGTTCGGTACTCGCGGCGGGCACCGAGGGCGAGGACGTCCGGCAGAACTTCGTCTACACCGACGGCTCGGCCGCCGAGGGCGGCTGCGAGTGCCGCGCCGAGGTCACCGTGATCGACGGCGACGAGCGCAAGCGCCGCCTCGTCGGAAGCGAGGTCGACGGCGGCTGCGTCTGCATGGCGCTGCGGCGAACCGACTGTGTCACCGAGATCGAGGGGTTCCGCGACGGCGCGTTGCTCGTGTCGGTGACCGTCCCCGGCCGCGACGCGCTCCGGTCGGTCGTACAGGCCGTCCGCGAGACGGGCGCGACCGTCCAGCTTCGCCGGATCCGCGACCTCGGCGAGGCCGACGAGGACGCCGCCGACGAGCGCTTCGTCGAGGTCGACGCCCGCGAGATCACCGACAAGCAACGCGAGGCGATCCGGGCGGCCTACGACGCCGGCTACTTCGAGCGCCCGCGGCGGGCCGACCTCGACGACCTCGCGGAGGAACTCGGGGTCTCGCCCTCGGCGGTCTCCCAGCGCATCTCCGCCGTCGAGTCGCGCCTCGTACTCGAACTGCTGCGCGCCGAGGACGGCTACTGA
- a CDS encoding TlpA family protein disulfide reductase produces the protein MRRRDLLVGVGGLTAVVGVAALATRGPPGAGDGADADEDGENEDDRRTGPPFEVRTIDAPGSESGTVSLPEPGRFRLVNFARTRCPTSRATLSALAGARAAVDDADAAFLTITDPTRDPADSDERFAEWWTETDGGWPLGVDDGGVVNDHYGVGGFPTTMLLDGEGTIRWRRSGRLADHVVVEAIEAAVRG, from the coding sequence GTGAGGCGGCGCGACCTCCTCGTCGGCGTCGGCGGCCTCACCGCTGTCGTCGGTGTGGCCGCCCTCGCGACCCGCGGACCGCCGGGGGCCGGCGACGGAGCCGACGCCGACGAGGACGGCGAGAACGAAGACGACCGTCGAACCGGACCCCCGTTCGAGGTGCGGACGATCGACGCGCCGGGCAGCGAGTCCGGCACGGTCTCCCTGCCGGAGCCGGGACGGTTCCGCCTCGTCAACTTCGCGCGGACGCGCTGTCCCACGAGTCGGGCGACGCTGTCGGCGCTCGCCGGGGCGCGGGCGGCGGTCGACGACGCCGACGCGGCGTTCCTGACGATCACCGACCCGACCCGGGACCCCGCCGATTCGGACGAGCGGTTCGCCGAGTGGTGGACCGAGACCGACGGCGGCTGGCCCCTCGGGGTCGACGACGGCGGCGTCGTCAACGACCACTACGGCGTCGGCGGCTTCCCGACGACGATGCTGCTCGACGGCGAGGGGACGATCCGCTGGCGCCGCAGCGGCCGGCTTGCGGACCACGTCGTCGTCGAAGCGATCGAGGCGGCGGTCCGGGGCTGA
- the coxB gene encoding cytochrome c oxidase subunit II: MPSRRLVALALAGLGLLASTGTATAQSVNRDLIEGLEFQLLYVALPLSLFVLTVLLYATVRFYDNDDPQPTPEDPALEITWTAATAIILVFVGLAGYSVLVSPYVSPSQPADLAGGEEGGVESVEDLPETDDEVVHVRGYQWGWEVTYPDANVTTSDEIVLPADEDVTFWLTTDDVMHSLFVSDLGVKQDAYPGEYTRARTHVYETGAYDARCTEFCGAGHSRMEATVVVVPQEEYDAWLEENADSENASAPGV, translated from the coding sequence ATGCCCAGCCGCCGGCTCGTCGCCCTCGCCCTCGCCGGACTCGGACTGCTCGCGTCGACCGGGACGGCGACCGCCCAGTCGGTCAACCGCGACCTCATCGAGGGTCTGGAGTTCCAGTTGCTGTACGTCGCGCTCCCGCTCTCGCTGTTCGTCCTCACCGTCCTCCTCTACGCCACCGTCAGGTTCTACGACAACGACGACCCCCAGCCGACCCCGGAGGACCCCGCCCTCGAGATCACGTGGACGGCCGCGACCGCGATCATCCTCGTGTTCGTCGGCCTCGCCGGCTACTCCGTGCTCGTCAGCCCCTACGTCTCCCCGTCCCAGCCGGCGGACCTCGCCGGCGGCGAGGAGGGCGGCGTCGAGAGCGTCGAGGACCTCCCCGAGACCGACGACGAGGTCGTCCACGTCCGGGGCTACCAGTGGGGGTGGGAGGTGACCTACCCGGACGCGAACGTGACGACGAGCGACGAAATCGTGCTCCCCGCCGACGAGGACGTGACGTTCTGGCTCACCACCGACGACGTCATGCACTCGCTGTTCGTCTCGGACCTCGGGGTCAAGCAGGACGCCTACCCCGGGGAGTACACCCGCGCGCGGACGCACGTCTACGAAACCGGAGCGTACGACGCCCGCTGTACGGAGTTCTGCGGCGCCGGCCACTCCCGGATGGAGGCGACGGTCGTCGTCGTTCCACAGGAGGAGTACGACGCGTGGCTCGAGGAGAACGCGGATTCGGAGAACGCCAGCGCGCCGGGCGTCTGA
- a CDS encoding NAD(P)/FAD-dependent oxidoreductase — MERVDVAIVGGGPAGASAAEQAAAHGAETVLFEQGVPREDREDVGPDSTDAAGMLDYWVDIMGFDYEEIPDEIVLRELEGADFVGPTTAVELNTTGIDASYPTFGYTFHRARMDDWLHERAADAGADLRVGVGVKDLETDLSGAAPSHTVTLSDGEAVEADYVVLADGPQRRITLGALDQFTPAGRSISEVLSPPEANHIAYQEYRRFPEEVFEEDRLKFWWGYMPGETAYPWVFPNDDTVARVGLTMPIGMTLDDVAHPESYKLLAPTDERIPAGAEYIRRLLELEYGDEYDVESAFPRVEDRGKSKGTETYPISSTRPIESPVGANLAVAGGAMGTTSAFHEGGYHVAVRTGKIAGRLAATDALGEYNEVWKRAIGDEILRNVSFADIVEDYEPDDWDRAFGIVSDMQDANGDGALIAKKYSAGIGATKIVAAYKKRKFGYRDGKYVQFREDEYVY, encoded by the coding sequence ATGGAACGCGTTGACGTCGCGATCGTCGGCGGCGGGCCCGCGGGGGCCTCGGCGGCCGAACAGGCCGCCGCCCACGGCGCCGAGACGGTCCTCTTCGAGCAGGGCGTACCCCGGGAAGACCGCGAGGACGTCGGTCCCGACTCGACCGACGCCGCCGGGATGCTCGACTACTGGGTCGACATCATGGGGTTCGACTACGAGGAGATCCCCGACGAGATCGTTCTCCGCGAACTCGAGGGGGCGGACTTCGTCGGCCCGACGACGGCGGTCGAGTTGAACACGACGGGCATCGACGCCTCGTACCCGACGTTCGGCTACACCTTCCACCGCGCCCGGATGGACGACTGGCTCCACGAACGCGCCGCCGACGCCGGCGCCGACCTGCGCGTCGGCGTGGGCGTCAAGGACCTCGAAACCGACCTCTCGGGGGCCGCGCCGAGCCACACCGTGACGCTGTCCGACGGCGAGGCGGTCGAAGCCGACTACGTCGTCCTCGCCGACGGCCCCCAGCGGCGGATCACCCTCGGCGCGCTCGACCAGTTCACGCCCGCCGGGCGGAGCATCTCGGAGGTCCTCTCGCCGCCGGAGGCGAACCACATCGCCTACCAGGAGTACCGCCGGTTCCCCGAGGAGGTCTTCGAGGAGGACCGCCTGAAGTTCTGGTGGGGGTACATGCCCGGCGAGACGGCCTACCCGTGGGTGTTCCCCAACGACGACACGGTCGCCCGCGTCGGGTTGACGATGCCGATCGGGATGACCCTCGACGACGTCGCCCACCCCGAGTCGTACAAACTGCTGGCGCCGACCGACGAGCGGATCCCCGCCGGGGCGGAGTACATCCGCCGCCTGCTCGAACTGGAGTACGGCGACGAGTACGACGTCGAGTCGGCGTTCCCGCGCGTCGAGGACCGCGGGAAGTCGAAGGGGACCGAGACCTACCCCATCTCCTCGACGCGGCCGATCGAGTCGCCCGTCGGCGCGAACCTCGCGGTCGCCGGCGGCGCGATGGGCACCACCTCGGCGTTCCACGAGGGCGGCTACCACGTCGCCGTCCGCACCGGCAAGATCGCGGGACGGCTCGCGGCGACCGACGCCCTCGGCGAGTACAACGAGGTCTGGAAGCGGGCCATCGGCGACGAGATCCTGCGCAACGTCTCCTTCGCCGACATCGTCGAGGACTACGAACCCGACGACTGGGACCGGGCGTTCGGGATCGTCTCCGACATGCAGGACGCGAACGGCGACGGCGCGCTGATCGCGAAGAAGTACTCGGCGGGCATCGGCGCGACGAAGATCGTCGCCGCCTACAAGAAGCGCAAGTTCGGGTACCGCGACGGCAAGTACGTCCAGTTCCGCGAGGACGAGTACGTCTACTGA
- a CDS encoding MFS transporter: MEPAVEPSSNADSDAAVPWGSRTVQVVLASTALAPLGVPLISPVLPTFRDAFGITDVQASLLVSSYFVVGIVLSPFIGMLADRIGRKRVLVGGLVAFGLLGGAMVVAPSFEVLLALRLAQGAAAAAIFITTVTIVGDAYDGVRRNAVLGVNVAVLSATAALFPVLGGALAAISWNAPFVVYLAALPVAAFAHVALDEPSRSGGARGTAYLVDASRTIATGPTLALFGVAFLTEFLLFGVVFTAVPFLLAGTLAPVAIGLVILLSEGASTAAAASSGRLARRFANDRLITAGFACYAVGFAGLWLADGALAVTGGLVVVGVGIGLSMPAVDAAVSDRIPVEHLAGAMSLRNSTTFLGRTGGPVAFAGLAVTVGYGYEPLLLAASAVAAVATLVAVAAGSQRLARASAVPGRA; this comes from the coding sequence ATGGAACCAGCAGTCGAACCATCGTCGAACGCCGACTCGGACGCCGCCGTCCCGTGGGGCTCGCGGACCGTCCAGGTCGTGCTCGCGAGTACCGCGCTCGCACCGCTGGGCGTCCCGCTTATCAGCCCCGTCCTCCCGACGTTCCGGGACGCGTTCGGGATCACCGACGTGCAGGCGAGCCTGCTCGTGAGCAGCTACTTCGTCGTCGGGATCGTCCTCTCGCCGTTCATCGGGATGCTCGCCGATCGGATCGGCCGCAAACGCGTGCTCGTCGGCGGGCTGGTCGCGTTCGGCTTGCTCGGCGGGGCGATGGTCGTCGCGCCGTCGTTCGAGGTCCTGCTCGCGCTCCGACTCGCCCAGGGGGCCGCGGCCGCGGCGATCTTCATCACGACGGTGACGATCGTCGGCGACGCCTACGACGGCGTCCGGCGCAACGCCGTCCTCGGGGTCAACGTCGCCGTCCTGTCGGCGACCGCCGCGCTCTTTCCCGTCCTCGGCGGGGCGCTGGCCGCGATCTCGTGGAACGCGCCGTTCGTCGTCTACCTCGCGGCGCTGCCGGTGGCGGCGTTCGCACACGTCGCCCTCGACGAGCCGTCGCGGTCCGGCGGCGCGCGCGGGACGGCCTACCTCGTCGACGCCTCGCGGACGATCGCGACGGGCCCGACGCTGGCGCTGTTCGGCGTCGCGTTCCTGACGGAGTTCCTGCTGTTCGGCGTCGTGTTCACCGCCGTCCCCTTCCTGCTCGCGGGGACGCTCGCGCCGGTCGCGATCGGCCTCGTGATCCTGCTCTCGGAGGGCGCCTCGACCGCCGCGGCGGCCTCCAGCGGTCGGCTGGCCCGCCGCTTCGCGAACGATCGGCTGATCACCGCCGGCTTCGCCTGCTACGCGGTCGGCTTCGCCGGCCTCTGGCTCGCCGACGGCGCGCTCGCGGTGACCGGCGGACTCGTGGTCGTCGGCGTCGGCATCGGGCTCTCGATGCCCGCCGTCGACGCCGCCGTGAGCGACCGCATCCCCGTCGAACACCTCGCGGGCGCGATGAGCCTGCGCAACAGCACCACTTTCCTCGGGCGCACCGGCGGCCCGGTCGCGTTCGCGGGGCTCGCGGTCACGGTCGGCTACGGCTACGAGCCGCTCCTGCTGGCCGCCAGCGCGGTGGCCGCCGTCGCGACGCTCGTCGCCGTCGCGGCGGGGAGCCAGCGCCTCGCCCGCGCTTCCGCCGTCCCCGGGCGGGCGTGA
- a CDS encoding DoxX family protein codes for MSYDVQRIRTDLFGRDVSLALSAPWTSYWLVFLRVITGWWLLHAGLGKVLESGLFYDTTGWVMAQQDAITYPLMSWFATNAAWLPNLMVPWGQIAIGLGLILGCLTRLAAANGAILMFFFYFGNAGWAHGFVNGDLLGLLMFLTILLFGAGRVWGVDAYLERTDTVRNNKWMRLLLG; via the coding sequence ATGAGCTACGACGTACAACGGATCCGGACGGACCTATTCGGACGTGACGTATCGCTCGCGCTGAGCGCGCCGTGGACCAGCTACTGGCTCGTATTCCTGCGCGTGATCACCGGCTGGTGGCTCCTGCACGCCGGCCTCGGGAAGGTACTCGAAAGCGGACTGTTCTACGACACCACCGGCTGGGTGATGGCACAACAGGACGCCATCACCTACCCGCTCATGTCCTGGTTCGCGACGAACGCGGCCTGGCTCCCGAACCTCATGGTGCCGTGGGGCCAGATTGCGATCGGCCTGGGGCTCATCCTCGGCTGCCTGACTCGGCTGGCGGCGGCCAACGGCGCGATCCTGATGTTCTTCTTCTACTTCGGGAACGCCGGCTGGGCCCACGGGTTCGTCAACGGCGACCTGCTCGGGCTGTTGATGTTCCTCACGATCCTCCTGTTCGGCGCCGGACGGGTCTGGGGCGTCGACGCCTACCTCGAGCGCACCGACACGGTACGGAACAACAAGTGGATGCGGCTCCTGCTCGGTTGA
- a CDS encoding universal stress protein, producing the protein MAITFDGPVLVPVADPNDAERTARAVAARLEPPVTAFVVHVIEKGGGAPDKAPLEARREYAAESFGRARGPLEAAGLTVETEILYGTDVVETILDAATDHGVDGVVFVPRTGGRLTKLLTGDVTRRLVETASVPVVSLPRADASEDED; encoded by the coding sequence ATGGCGATAACGTTCGACGGACCGGTGCTCGTCCCCGTCGCCGACCCGAACGACGCCGAGCGGACTGCTCGGGCCGTCGCCGCCCGCCTCGAACCCCCGGTGACGGCGTTCGTCGTCCACGTCATCGAGAAAGGCGGCGGCGCGCCGGACAAGGCTCCCCTCGAAGCCCGGCGGGAGTACGCGGCCGAGTCCTTCGGGCGGGCGCGCGGGCCGCTCGAAGCGGCCGGTCTGACCGTCGAGACGGAGATTCTCTACGGGACGGACGTGGTCGAGACGATCCTCGACGCCGCGACCGACCACGGGGTCGACGGCGTCGTCTTCGTCCCGCGGACGGGCGGCCGACTGACGAAACTGCTCACCGGGGACGTGACCCGGCGGCTTGTCGAGACGGCGTCGGTGCCGGTCGTGTCGCTCCCGCGGGCGGACGCGAGCGAGGACGAGGACTGA
- a CDS encoding DUF6789 family protein, translated as MSRAVVQAGLFLAVVVGCLLVAGLARWRRTDPSPDGGYAAVGERRPTLAEAKAAAIRWTTSTNHREIGLLYIALGTVAALWGGVDAMMMRTHLLTPAADLWTEQTYNELFTMHGVTMLIFFVAPVFFGIGNYFLPLLIGADDMAFPRLNAVGFWMLPPALLLARLGIIAEVSGKTLALAVPEEWLTPLFALREPALGWTLYTPLSSVTPDPQINFLLLGLHLSGVATTIAGINFIATIVYERDESIGWGNLDIFSWNLLVTSGIVIFAFPLLGSALLMLLFDRNFGTTFFATEGGGPILWQHLFWFWGHPEVYIIFLPAAGLLSLILPKMVGRKLFGFKFIVYSTLAIGVLSFGVWAHHMFAAGLDPRIRASFMATSVAIAVPSAIKVFNWMTTIWNGDVKLAAPTLLCVGSIGTFIYGGITGVFLAVIPIDVVYHDTYYVVGHFHFIVMGIIPLMMFAASYYWYPLLTGRMYDRRLALFQSVLLVGGSVLTFGTLMAIGFLELPRRYATYPAEFHSLQIVATVGAYVVGLSVLLWLYNMVWSYFQGDPVADADPWNLKETDQFTREWQWFEEKLERERGIPPAEPEAVRESYEPTPKGEAPSLYGRLRPIAERVLADALAGAVGGFVGTMLLTGVLTVAYIIGVFEVASFADLATLVGLPATPVFGYTVFLVGGMVTWVLLFLTFGEFLPGQLSLVTGFWFATIIASGFAIAFYTGQSGLELVGYLAFVLVGHWLYGLGLAGTVEYLGSRRPAAPEEYGR; from the coding sequence ATGAGCCGGGCGGTCGTTCAGGCTGGCCTCTTCCTCGCGGTGGTCGTCGGCTGCCTGCTGGTGGCCGGCCTCGCCCGGTGGCGGCGGACCGACCCGTCGCCCGACGGCGGGTACGCGGCCGTCGGCGAGCGCCGGCCGACGCTCGCGGAGGCGAAGGCGGCGGCGATTCGCTGGACGACGTCGACGAACCACCGGGAGATCGGCCTGCTCTACATCGCGCTCGGGACCGTCGCGGCGCTGTGGGGCGGCGTGGACGCGATGATGATGCGCACGCACCTGCTGACGCCCGCGGCGGACCTCTGGACCGAGCAGACGTACAACGAACTGTTCACGATGCACGGGGTGACGATGCTCATCTTCTTCGTCGCGCCCGTCTTCTTCGGCATCGGCAACTACTTCCTGCCGCTTTTGATCGGCGCCGACGACATGGCGTTCCCGCGGCTGAACGCGGTCGGCTTCTGGATGCTGCCGCCCGCGCTACTGCTCGCGCGGTTGGGGATCATCGCGGAGGTCTCCGGGAAGACGCTCGCGCTCGCCGTCCCCGAGGAGTGGCTCACCCCCCTGTTCGCGCTTCGCGAACCGGCGCTGGGCTGGACGCTGTACACGCCGCTGTCGAGCGTGACCCCGGACCCGCAGATCAACTTCCTCCTGCTCGGCTTGCACCTCAGCGGGGTCGCGACGACCATCGCCGGGATCAACTTCATCGCGACGATCGTCTACGAGCGCGACGAGTCGATCGGCTGGGGCAACCTCGACATCTTCTCGTGGAACCTCCTCGTCACGAGCGGCATCGTCATCTTCGCGTTCCCCCTGCTGGGTAGTGCCCTCCTGATGTTGCTGTTCGACCGCAACTTCGGGACGACGTTCTTCGCGACCGAGGGCGGCGGCCCGATCCTCTGGCAACACCTGTTCTGGTTCTGGGGCCACCCCGAGGTGTACATCATCTTCCTCCCGGCGGCGGGGCTGCTGAGCCTCATCCTGCCGAAGATGGTCGGCCGGAAGCTGTTCGGCTTCAAGTTCATCGTCTACTCGACGCTGGCCATCGGCGTCCTCAGCTTCGGGGTGTGGGCCCACCACATGTTCGCGGCGGGCCTCGACCCCCGCATCCGGGCGAGTTTCATGGCCACCTCCGTCGCCATCGCCGTCCCGAGCGCGATCAAGGTGTTCAACTGGATGACGACCATCTGGAACGGCGACGTCAAACTCGCCGCGCCGACGCTGCTGTGTGTCGGCAGCATCGGCACGTTCATCTACGGCGGGATCACCGGCGTCTTCCTCGCGGTCATCCCCATCGACGTCGTCTACCACGACACCTACTACGTCGTCGGCCACTTCCACTTCATCGTCATGGGCATCATCCCGCTGATGATGTTCGCGGCGAGTTACTACTGGTACCCCCTGTTGACGGGCCGGATGTACGACCGGCGGCTCGCGCTGTTCCAGTCGGTGCTGCTCGTCGGCGGCTCCGTGCTGACGTTCGGGACGCTGATGGCGATCGGCTTCCTCGAACTCCCGCGCCGGTACGCGACCTACCCCGCCGAGTTCCACTCGCTGCAGATCGTCGCCACCGTCGGCGCGTACGTCGTCGGGTTGAGCGTCCTGCTGTGGCTGTACAACATGGTGTGGTCGTACTTCCAGGGCGACCCCGTCGCGGACGCCGACCCGTGGAACCTGAAAGAGACCGACCAGTTCACCCGCGAGTGGCAGTGGTTCGAGGAGAAACTCGAACGCGAGCGGGGGATCCCGCCGGCCGAACCCGAGGCGGTCCGCGAGTCCTACGAGCCGACGCCGAAAGGCGAGGCACCCTCGCTGTACGGCCGACTGCGACCGATCGCCGAGCGGGTCCTCGCCGACGCGCTCGCGGGCGCGGTCGGCGGCTTCGTCGGGACGATGCTGCTGACCGGCGTGTTGACCGTCGCCTACATCATCGGTGTCTTCGAGGTCGCGTCGTTCGCCGACCTCGCGACGCTGGTCGGCCTCCCGGCCACCCCCGTCTTCGGCTACACCGTCTTCCTCGTCGGCGGGATGGTGACCTGGGTGTTGCTGTTTCTCACGTTCGGGGAGTTCCTGCCCGGCCAGTTGAGCCTCGTCACCGGCTTCTGGTTCGCGACGATCATCGCCTCGGGGTTCGCCATCGCCTTCTACACCGGCCAGAGCGGGCTCGAACTCGTCGGCTACCTCGCGTTCGTCCTCGTCGGCCACTGGCTGTACGGCCTCGGCCTCGCCGGCACGGTCGAGTACCTCGGAAGCAGACGCCCGGCCGCGCCCGAGGAGTATGGCCGCTGA
- a CDS encoding helix-turn-helix transcriptional regulator → MTGSVLDEVLEATIEADTSRLSAHELGPRLDTDELVDVVRHRALLEVLFEAPLDRRDLEDRLGVSRATSHRFTRWLDERDLAERADGRFALTGKGQAYADAILHFERDLRAATTLAPLLESICEAHREFVVAPFADGTVTTATPGDPYAPVTRFAELLEGSDAFRGFNTTHVIPPALDDAFGRPFEGVDAELVSPPEVVESLVRTDPERLRGESGSGHLTLRTREALPYGLAVFDDRVGVAGYDEDTGAMRVFVDSDSAIARGWAERVFESYRARSEPVRPPED, encoded by the coding sequence ATGACGGGTTCCGTACTCGACGAGGTTCTGGAGGCGACGATCGAGGCCGACACCAGTCGGCTCTCGGCCCACGAGCTGGGGCCACGGCTCGACACCGACGAACTCGTCGACGTCGTCCGCCACCGCGCGCTCCTCGAAGTGCTGTTCGAGGCGCCGCTGGACCGGCGCGACCTCGAAGACCGGCTGGGGGTCTCCCGGGCGACGAGCCACCGGTTCACGCGCTGGCTGGACGAGCGGGACCTCGCCGAGCGCGCCGACGGCCGGTTCGCGCTGACGGGCAAGGGGCAGGCCTACGCCGACGCCATCTTGCACTTCGAGCGCGACCTTCGCGCGGCGACGACGCTGGCGCCGCTGCTCGAGTCGATCTGCGAGGCCCACCGCGAGTTCGTCGTCGCCCCGTTCGCCGACGGGACGGTGACCACGGCGACGCCGGGTGACCCGTACGCGCCGGTCACGCGGTTCGCGGAACTGCTGGAGGGGAGCGACGCGTTCCGCGGGTTCAACACGACGCACGTGATCCCGCCGGCGCTCGACGACGCGTTCGGCCGGCCGTTCGAGGGGGTCGACGCGGAACTCGTCTCGCCGCCGGAGGTCGTCGAGTCTCTGGTCCGGACGGACCCGGAGCGCCTGCGGGGGGAGTCCGGATCGGGCCACCTGACGCTGCGGACCCGCGAGGCGCTACCGTACGGCCTCGCCGTCTTCGACGACCGTGTCGGCGTCGCGGGCTACGACGAGGACACCGGCGCGATGCGCGTCTTCGTCGACTCCGACTCGGCGATCGCTCGCGGGTGGGCCGAGCGCGTCTTCGAGTCCTACCGGGCTCGTTCGGAGCCGGTTCGACCGCCGGAGGACTGA
- a CDS encoding D-2-hydroxyacid dehydrogenase: protein MPEDLDVLVLRTGTHGTPVEEYAAAIRDRLPDTPVRLARTPAEEREAIREAWFVTGMDLDESLLAVAENLEVFACAYAGTGHLPLDALDERGVTVTNASGVHGPNMGEHVLGAILAFTRRFHVGARRQRRREWRHYRAHELQDSTVTVVGLGAIGRSVCERLDPFGVETIGVRHSPEKGGPADEVFGYDDDLHEAFARTDYLVLTCPLTDETRGLVDAEALVTLPPEAVLVNVARGPVVDTDALVDALRRNRLRGASLDVTDPEPLPEEHPLWTFENVQLTPHNAGHTPEYYERLADVVAGNVRRIEESDSFEGLDNQVLPRT from the coding sequence ATGCCAGAGGACCTCGATGTACTCGTCCTCCGGACGGGGACACACGGGACGCCCGTCGAGGAGTACGCGGCCGCCATCCGCGACCGACTGCCAGACACGCCGGTTCGGCTGGCCCGGACGCCGGCCGAGGAGCGCGAGGCCATCCGCGAGGCCTGGTTCGTGACCGGGATGGACCTCGACGAGTCGCTGCTCGCGGTCGCCGAGAACCTCGAAGTGTTCGCGTGCGCGTACGCGGGCACGGGCCACCTGCCGCTGGACGCCCTCGACGAGCGGGGCGTGACCGTCACGAACGCCTCCGGCGTCCACGGCCCGAACATGGGCGAACACGTCCTCGGTGCCATCCTCGCGTTCACCCGCCGGTTCCACGTCGGCGCGCGCCGCCAGCGCCGCCGGGAGTGGCGCCACTATCGGGCCCACGAGTTGCAGGACTCGACCGTGACCGTCGTCGGACTGGGGGCGATCGGCCGGTCGGTCTGCGAGCGTCTCGACCCCTTCGGCGTCGAGACGATCGGCGTGCGCCACTCCCCGGAGAAGGGCGGCCCCGCCGACGAGGTGTTCGGCTACGACGACGACCTCCACGAGGCGTTCGCGCGCACGGACTACCTCGTGTTGACCTGCCCGCTGACCGACGAGACCCGCGGGCTGGTCGACGCCGAGGCGCTCGTGACCCTGCCGCCGGAGGCGGTGCTGGTCAACGTCGCCCGCGGGCCGGTCGTCGACACCGACGCGCTGGTCGACGCGCTGCGCCGGAACCGCCTCCGCGGCGCCTCGCTGGACGTCACCGACCCCGAGCCGCTGCCCGAGGAACACCCGCTGTGGACGTTCGAGAACGTCCAGCTAACCCCGCACAACGCCGGCCACACCCCGGAGTACTACGAGCGGCTGGCGGACGTCGTCGCCGGCAACGTCCGCCGGATCGAGGAGAGCGACTCGTTCGAGGGGCTCGACAACCAGGTCCTGCCGCGGACGTAG
- a CDS encoding cytochrome c oxidase subunit 3: protein MTSADSPADDGAAGTTDATHRRPGGAPHGPTAAGDHDEHEHRSRWPLVAALGAGGLYAGVAIALLANAAGFASPAVGVVLGAGGALVLLVGVFGWLDEAFFGRLDAAGIGKPRESYVGTTLLFLATDVATFGAVFVYYFFVRVGAWPPGELPPLLSSLVLANTAVLVASSFTLHFAHEGLQEGRRRRSLALLATTLALGVVFLAGQAYEYYEFVVAEGFTLSDGVFASAFFGLTGLHGLHVTLGVGGLAILCWRALRGHYGPDRDTSVSTVSLYWHFVDVVWLFLVVVLYVGAAAT from the coding sequence ATGACGTCCGCCGACTCGCCCGCGGACGACGGCGCCGCCGGCACGACGGACGCGACGCACCGGCGGCCGGGAGGCGCCCCGCACGGCCCGACGGCCGCGGGGGACCACGACGAACACGAACACCGGAGCCGGTGGCCGCTCGTGGCGGCCCTCGGCGCCGGCGGCCTCTACGCCGGGGTCGCGATCGCTTTGCTCGCGAACGCGGCCGGGTTCGCCAGCCCCGCCGTCGGGGTCGTCCTCGGTGCCGGGGGCGCGCTCGTCCTCCTCGTCGGCGTCTTCGGCTGGCTCGACGAGGCGTTCTTCGGCCGCCTCGACGCCGCCGGGATCGGCAAGCCCCGCGAGTCCTACGTCGGCACCACGCTGCTGTTCCTCGCGACCGACGTCGCCACGTTCGGCGCGGTGTTCGTCTACTACTTCTTCGTCCGCGTCGGCGCGTGGCCGCCCGGGGAGTTGCCGCCGCTGCTCAGTTCGCTCGTGCTGGCGAACACCGCCGTGCTGGTCGCGAGCAGTTTCACGCTCCACTTCGCCCACGAGGGCCTGCAGGAGGGCCGGCGACGGCGCTCCCTCGCGTTGCTCGCGACGACGCTGGCGCTCGGGGTCGTCTTCCTCGCCGGACAGGCCTACGAGTACTACGAGTTCGTCGTCGCGGAGGGCTTTACGCTCTCGGACGGCGTGTTCGCAAGCGCCTTCTTCGGGCTGACGGGGCTGCACGGCCTGCACGTCACGCTCGGCGTCGGCGGCCTCGCGATCCTCTGCTGGCGGGCGCTGCGCGGCCACTACGGCCCCGACCGGGACACCTCCGTCTCGACGGTCTCGCTGTACTGGCACTTCGTCGACGTCGTCTGGCTCTTCCTCGTGGTCGTCCTCTACGTCGGCGCGGCCGCGACCTGA